One Callospermophilus lateralis isolate mCalLat2 chromosome 6, mCalLat2.hap1, whole genome shotgun sequence genomic region harbors:
- the Kctd20 gene encoding BTB/POZ domain-containing protein KCTD20 isoform X1, producing MNVHRGSDGDRLLRPEASCLVDDTSDAAQEKETNSLASPGLHNLTYPLGPRNEDLSLDYASQPANLPFPHIMPLPEDIKGSCFQSGNKRNHEPFIAPERFGNSSMGFGSNPHSQAPEKVTLLVDGTRFVVNPQIFTAHPDTMLGRMFGPGREYNFTRPNEKGEYEIAEGISATVFRTVLDYYKTGIINCPDGISIPDLRDTCDYLCINFDFNTIRCQDLSALLHELSNDGAHKQFDHYLEELILPIMVGCAKKGERECHIVVLTDEDSVDWDEDHPPPMGEEYSQILYSSKLYRFFKYIENRDVAKTVLKERGLKNIRIGIEGYPTCKEKIKRRPGGRSEVIYNYVQRPFIQMSWEKEEGKSRHVDFQCVRSKSLTNLVAAGEDVLEDQEILMHHPPQVDELDRLNAPLSQMASNDFQD from the exons ATGAATGTTCATCGTGGTAGTGACGGCGACAGGTTGTTGCGGCCAGAGGCCAGCTGCCTAGTGGATGATACCTCAGATGCAGCTcaggaaaaagaaacaaatagccTGGCTTCACCTGGTCTTCACAATCTTACTTATCCCCTAGGTCCCAGGAATGAAG ACCTTTCACTTGATTATGCCTCTCAGCCAGCAAATCTTCCTTTTCCTCACATAATGCCGCTTCCCGAAGACATTAAAGGCTCTTGCTTCCAAAGTGGGAATAAACGGAACCATGAACCCTTTATTGCTCCAGAAAGATTTGGAAACAGCAGTATGGGCTTTGGCAGTAACCCTCATTCCCAGGCACCAGAGAAAGTGACCCTTCTTGTAGATGGCACACGTTTTGTTGTGAATCCACAAATTTTCACTGCTCATCCGGATACCATGTTGGGAAG GATGTTTGGACCAGGAAGAGAGTACAACTTCACTCGGCCCAATGAGAAGGGAGAGTATGAGATTGCTGAAGGAATCAGTGCAACTGTATTTCGCACAGTGCTG GATTATTATAAAACTGGTATCATCAATTGTCCTGATGGCATCTCTATTCCAGACCTTAGAGATACATGTGATTATCTCTGTATTAACTTTGACTTCAACACTATTCGATGTCAAGATCTGA GTGCTTTGCTGCATGAACTGTCTAACGATGGTGCTCACAAGCAGTTTGATCACTACCTCGAAGAATTGATTCTGCCCATCATGGTGGGCTGTGCCAAGAAAGGGGAGCGGGAGTGCCACATTGTTGTGCTGACTGATGAAGATTCTGTGGACTGGGATGAGGACCACCCCCCACCCATGGGGGAAGAATATTCCCAAA tTCTTTATAGCTCCAAGCTCTACAGATTCTTCAAATATATTGAGAATCGAGATGTTGCTAAGACAGTGTTGAAGGAACGGGGCCTGAAAAACATTCGCATTGGGATTGAAG GGTACCCTAcctgtaaagaaaaaattaagagaAGACCTGGTGGTCGGTCTGAAGTTATCTATAATTATGTGCAGCGCCCCTTTATACAGATGTCCTgggaaaaggaagaaggaaagagtcgtcatgtggatttccagtgtgTTCGAAGCAAATCTCTCACTAATCTGGTAGCTGCTGGGGAGGATGTCTTGGAGGACCAGGAGATATTAATGCACCACCCACCCCAAGTGGATGAACTTGACCGGCTAAATGCCCCACTTTCTCAGATGGCTTCTAATGACTTTCAAGATTAG
- the Kctd20 gene encoding BTB/POZ domain-containing protein KCTD20 isoform X2 codes for MNVHRGSDGDRLLRPEASCLVDDTSDAAQEKETNSLASPGLHNLTYPLGPRNEDIKGSCFQSGNKRNHEPFIAPERFGNSSMGFGSNPHSQAPEKVTLLVDGTRFVVNPQIFTAHPDTMLGRMFGPGREYNFTRPNEKGEYEIAEGISATVFRTVLDYYKTGIINCPDGISIPDLRDTCDYLCINFDFNTIRCQDLSALLHELSNDGAHKQFDHYLEELILPIMVGCAKKGERECHIVVLTDEDSVDWDEDHPPPMGEEYSQILYSSKLYRFFKYIENRDVAKTVLKERGLKNIRIGIEGYPTCKEKIKRRPGGRSEVIYNYVQRPFIQMSWEKEEGKSRHVDFQCVRSKSLTNLVAAGEDVLEDQEILMHHPPQVDELDRLNAPLSQMASNDFQD; via the exons ATGAATGTTCATCGTGGTAGTGACGGCGACAGGTTGTTGCGGCCAGAGGCCAGCTGCCTAGTGGATGATACCTCAGATGCAGCTcaggaaaaagaaacaaatagccTGGCTTCACCTGGTCTTCACAATCTTACTTATCCCCTAGGTCCCAGGAATGAAG ACATTAAAGGCTCTTGCTTCCAAAGTGGGAATAAACGGAACCATGAACCCTTTATTGCTCCAGAAAGATTTGGAAACAGCAGTATGGGCTTTGGCAGTAACCCTCATTCCCAGGCACCAGAGAAAGTGACCCTTCTTGTAGATGGCACACGTTTTGTTGTGAATCCACAAATTTTCACTGCTCATCCGGATACCATGTTGGGAAG GATGTTTGGACCAGGAAGAGAGTACAACTTCACTCGGCCCAATGAGAAGGGAGAGTATGAGATTGCTGAAGGAATCAGTGCAACTGTATTTCGCACAGTGCTG GATTATTATAAAACTGGTATCATCAATTGTCCTGATGGCATCTCTATTCCAGACCTTAGAGATACATGTGATTATCTCTGTATTAACTTTGACTTCAACACTATTCGATGTCAAGATCTGA GTGCTTTGCTGCATGAACTGTCTAACGATGGTGCTCACAAGCAGTTTGATCACTACCTCGAAGAATTGATTCTGCCCATCATGGTGGGCTGTGCCAAGAAAGGGGAGCGGGAGTGCCACATTGTTGTGCTGACTGATGAAGATTCTGTGGACTGGGATGAGGACCACCCCCCACCCATGGGGGAAGAATATTCCCAAA tTCTTTATAGCTCCAAGCTCTACAGATTCTTCAAATATATTGAGAATCGAGATGTTGCTAAGACAGTGTTGAAGGAACGGGGCCTGAAAAACATTCGCATTGGGATTGAAG GGTACCCTAcctgtaaagaaaaaattaagagaAGACCTGGTGGTCGGTCTGAAGTTATCTATAATTATGTGCAGCGCCCCTTTATACAGATGTCCTgggaaaaggaagaaggaaagagtcgtcatgtggatttccagtgtgTTCGAAGCAAATCTCTCACTAATCTGGTAGCTGCTGGGGAGGATGTCTTGGAGGACCAGGAGATATTAATGCACCACCCACCCCAAGTGGATGAACTTGACCGGCTAAATGCCCCACTTTCTCAGATGGCTTCTAATGACTTTCAAGATTAG